A window of Mercenaria mercenaria strain notata chromosome 16, MADL_Memer_1, whole genome shotgun sequence contains these coding sequences:
- the LOC123541075 gene encoding uncharacterized protein LOC123541075 isoform X1: MQDRQQCPLCLRAGLVKYLQSYQINLEEAIVLCENKLCTYPLSQSSSVTTTFSRSLDDVISSRANEEKVQVPDAQLALQTKVASHMRKTGLRLQKDAIGIQTGSPQLKKKLKSHRLPHKKRGITPVLLKQASSDNYHHPLKLQNSSRSFPNFKSFTENSRNIPGATDCKSWTSCNGSEGGSDKDSLLNSSVDSLESTSSASSNSSIGDSLNFSKQVTASYPAFQLGEGKTRNLPKSLPSFKSISSQPTQLNGQSVKENHKLPEAVENVPLKTEDINPVSVPKDCEVNVNELHVPKLNVINRSPSISQGDSSLLVCKDNCDPLSKDRLVNKETLGKLQNCLSKNAVIGNSTSVIGNSNTVIGNRTGVIENSADVEKRENLLRYPYVFPQWRNKDALCWLDVILCLVVHNETLKSYIFRDSCDKEKFIHKLFKAHNQACIMIQVSQMNQTEHSPVVGMEQHTSKIDEHSVSTVNQVHQSNGVSKENIVISNAGGNGTCLDNSTSVETLLNEVRDEVWTKLQSKLKCEKGQHESPVFAFPLVLKEDQGVEEKFRMTYRFEYECSQCGKVEKTDHTNTLPTFPAVIQNFNIGDPQHRKTCPQCGNTADSRTMVYKKLPECLLMHFVEGLPETTWRELQFGFHGYLYTVTGVVQYVNNPNHFIAWLRNPNDNKWFKCDDLRPTVCRKRINEPKFPCKEIHIVMWERLQLKSRICRQVAMDIDSPLRQQELEKNLSLVCSSGSKLKLSANESDTASKQVDILSENTMSNDKTIDTKVKCISLNSIQALDTSPCSTRSTESSDSLLLPNFIASTPVSESVLRPIPVPIVSVLPLKSDRNDVCIRNDLPVQEKTEHVDRSESENSETTGLNKELKVKNPDVIEHLKAMIESRISVGVKDDPNEQTERNCQSDLPCSQISGPKSLIKPSTVFCVPKKSSDLGKISLSSGVMAAHCNGAVKNETVYQNVFSKSKEKGTECDSGVKENELKDASNKTMAEIELPSKQGEKMEEKDSKNEVEKNTDIIKESDKKKTTKGRTSSSRLSHSSRFKVPFSYNKKPHISRDAFFTLQTDKSSPCSSGESTPLSISASSSPSLSGNLTYLSSVKQYLLSRTTGRTDPKFKFEGLNLKSVSSRSSSFNFSEFYLPVSSHTSSNGSEIPEVSNSSSDNMEDSQSMSDTSSQSSIISRKSALVNKLIEKLEQSPVGGTGNHTTLKRKLENNTSKNTKKKVSGDTNKWDKMSNGNTSLKENSRFPHRKKMPGGKSMKLVRNLVNAAEQANIMQEKKTKYDEGSTELSDNMVKANETKCDSESVLQDLYEALNLPFSNVNAAMSDIMTDVDDILDFVNVGDVVPDEHQSDRPLSCLGGSIAGNQKHSDCWIRRPGRNSA; the protein is encoded by the exons ATGCAAGATAGACAACAGTGTCCTCTTTGTCTACGTGCTGGCCTGGTCAAATACCTGCAGAGTTACCAGATAAATCTTGAAGAAGCAATAGTCCTGTGTGAAAATAAACTG tgtacatatcctcTGTCTCAGAGTTCATCCGTGACCACAACATTTTCTCGTAGCCTTGACGATGTCATATCCAGCAGGGCCAATGAGGAGAAAGTTCAAGTCCCAGATGCCCAGTTGGCATTACAGACGAAAGTAGCATCTCACATGCGCAAGACAGGACTCCGGCTTCAAAAAGATGCTATCG GTATTCAGACTGGAAGTCCACAGTTAAAGAAAAAGTTAAAGTCTCACAGATTGCCTCATAAGAAAAGAGGCATAACTCCAGTATTACTCAAACAGGCTAGTTCTGACAATTATCATCACCCGCTCAAACTCCAGAATAGTTCACGGTCATTCCCAAACTTCAAGTCTTTCACAGAAAACAGTCGTAATATTCCTGGTGCTACAGATTGCAAATCTTGGACAAGTTGTAATGGATCGGAAGGAGGCTCCGATAAAGATTCGTTACTTAACTCTAGCGTTGACAGCCTAGAGTCAACGTCCTCAGCTAGTTCAAACAGTTCTATTGGTGATAgcttaaatttttcaaaacaggTGACAGCCTCTTATCCAGCATTTCAGCTTGGAGAAGGTAAAACACGAAATTTGCCAAAATCTTTGccaagttttaaaagtatttctagtCAGCCAACTCAGCTCAATGGACAGTCTGTGAAAGAAAATCATAAGCTGCCCGAAGCTGTTGAAAATGTTCCTCTCAAAACTGAAGATATTAATCCAGTTTCTGTCCCAAAAGATTGTGAAGTTAATGTAAATGAATTACATGTACCCAAACTGAATGTGATAAACAGGAGTCCAAGTATTTCTCAAGGAGACAGTTCATTACTTGTCTGTAAAGATAATTGTGATCCACTAAGTAAGGATAGATTGGTAAATAAGGAGACTCTTGGTAAACTTCAGAACTGTTTGTCAAAAAATGCTGTGATTGGAAATAGTACCAGTGTGATTGGAAATAGTAACACTGTGATTGGAAATAGAACCGGTGTGATTGAAAATAGTGCTGATGTTGAAAAGAGAGAAAACTTGCTCAGATACCCATACGTCTTTCCACAATGGCGAAACAAAGATGCTCTCTGTTGGCTAGATGTAATTTTATGTTTAGTTGTTCATAACGAAACACTGAAATCCTACATATTCAGAGATTCCTGTGATAAGGAAAAATTTATCCATAAACTGTTCAAGGCACACAATCAAGCCTGCATTATGATACAAGTATCACAAATGAACCAAACTGAACACTCTCCTGTTGTTGGTATGGAACAACATACGAGCAAAATTGATGAACATTCAGTTTCAACTGTAAATCAAGTGCATCAGAGTAATGGTGTCAGTAAAGAGAACATTGTTATTAGCAACGCTGGTGGTAATGGTACTTGCTTAGATAACAGTACTAGTGTAGAAACCCTTTTAAATGAAGTCAGGGACGAGGTATGGACAAAGTTACAGAGCAAACTGAAGTGCGAAAAGGGGCAGCACGAAAGCCCTGTGTTTGCATTTCCATTAGTTTTGAAGGAGGACCAAGGTGTTGAGGAGAAGTTTAGGATGACATACAG gTTTGAATATGAGTGCTCACAGTGTGGAAAAGTTGAGAAAACAGATCATACAAACACCCTTCCTACATTCCCAGCTGTTATTCAGAACTTCAATATTGGTGACCCACAACACAGAAAGACGTGTCCTCAATGTGGCAACACTGCAGATTCAAGAACTATGGTCTACAAAAA GCTACCTGAATGTCTGCTCATGCATTTTGTGGAAGGATTACCAGAAACTACATGGAGAGAGTTGCAGTTTGGTTTCCATGGTTACTTGTATACAGTGACAGGTGTTGTACAATATGTGAATAATCCCAATCATTTCATAGCGTGGCTGAGAAATCCAAATG ATAATAAATGGTTTAAATGTGATGACTTGCGGCCAACAGTATGTAGAAAAAGAATCAATGAGCCAAAATTTCCATGTAAGGAAATACACATTGTAATGTGGGAAAGATTACAGTTGAAGTCTAGAATTTGTCGTCAGGTTGCCATGGATATAGATTCCCCTTTGCGTCAGCAGGAATTAGAAAAGAACCTGAGCCTAGTTTGCTCATCAGGAAGTAAGCTGAAACTATCTGCAAATGAAAGTGATACTGCATCGAAACAAGTAGACATATTAAGTGAAAACACCATGAGTAATGATAAAACAATAGATACCAAGGTAAAATGTATAAGTTTGAACTCTATTCAAGCACTAGACACAAGTCCATGTTCTACGCGTAGTACTGAATCTTCTGATTCATTGTTATTGCCCAACTTCATAGCCTCTACACCAGTGAGTGAAAGTGTTCTTCGTCCTATTCCAGTGCCAATTGTCAGTGTATTACCACTTAAGAGTGATAGGAATGATGTTTGTATTAGAAATGATTTACCAGTGCAAGAAAAAACAGAACACGTAGACAGGTCAGAGTCAGAAAATTCTGAAACTACTGGCTTGAACAAAGAACTGAAAGTGAAAAATCCTGATGTGATAGAACATTTGAAAGCAATGATAGAAAGCAGAATATCAGTAGGTGTTAAAGATGATCCAAATGAGCAAACTGAAAGAAATTGTCAGTCTGACTTACCTTGTTCTCAAATAAGTGGACCAAAAAGCTTGATCAAGCCATCAACAGTATTTTGTGTTCCGAAGAAATCCAGTGACCTTGGAAAGATATCCCTTTCCAGTGGTGTAATGGCAGCTCATTGTAATGGAGCTgttaaaaatgaaactgtttaCCAAAACGTTTTTAGTAAGTCAAAAGAGAAGGGGACTGAATGTGATTCAGgtgttaaagaaaatgaattaaaagaCGCATCGAACAAAACCATGGCTGAAATAGAACTTCCATCTAAACAAGGTGAGAAAATGGAAGAAAAAGACAGTAAAAATGAGgttgaaaaaaatactgacatCATTAAAGAAAGTGATAAAAAAAAGACTACGAAAGGACGTACCAGCTCCTCAAGACTTAGTCACAGTTCTAGGTTCAAGGTGCCATTCAGTTATAATAAAAAGCCTCATATATCAAGGGATGCTTTCTTTACACTACAAACTGATAAAAGTAGTCCATGTTCAAGTGGAGAAAGTACACCGCTTTCCATTTCAGCATCCTCCTCACCATCATTAAGTGGCAATTTAACATACTTAAGCTCTGTTAAACAGTATTTGCTGAGCAGAACAACAGGCAGGACAGACCCGAAATTCAAATTTGAGGGTCTGAATTTAAAATCAGTTTCCAGTAGAAGTAGTTCTTTCAATTTTTCTGAGTTTTATTTACCTGTATCAAGTCACACATCAAGTAATGGTTCAGAAATACCAGAAGTAAGCAATTCGTCAAGTGACAATATGGAGGATTCTCAGTCCATGAGTGATACTTCTAGTCAAAGTTCAATAATATCAAGGAAAAGTGCTTTAGTGAATAAATTAATCGAAAAACTTGAACAGAGTCCAGTTGGTGGGACTGGGAATCATAcaactttgaaaagaaaattagaGAACAATACAAGTAAGAACACAAAGAAGAAAGTTTCAGGTGATACAAACAAGTGGGACAAAATGTCAAATGGAAATACGTCGTTAAAAGAAAATTCTAGATTTCCCCACCGGAAAAAGATGCCTGGTGGAAAGAGTATGAAACTTGTCAGAAATCTTGTAAATGCAGCAGAACAAGCTAATATTATGCAAGAAAAGAAGACAAAATATGACGAGGGTTCTACAGAACTGAGTGACAACATGGTCAAAGCAAACGAAACAAAATGTGACTCCGAATCGGTGCTACAGGATCTCTATGAGGCTCTGAATCTTCCATTTAGTAATGTGAATGCTGCAATGTCGGATATCATGACGGACGTAGATGATATACTTGACTTTGTAAATGTTGGGGACGTGGTACCCGATGAGCATCAGAGTGATAGACCGTTGTCTTGTTTAGGTGGCTCCATTGCTGGGAACCAGAAACACTCCGATTG ttgGATAAGGAGACCAGGTCGTAATTCTGCCTAA
- the LOC123541075 gene encoding uncharacterized protein LOC123541075 isoform X2 encodes MQDRQQCPLCLRAGLVKYLQSYQINLEEAIVLCENKLCTYPLSQSSSVTTTFSRSLDDVISSRANEEKVQVPDAQLALQTKVASHMRKTGLRLQKDAIGIQTGSPQLKKKLKSHRLPHKKRGITPVLLKQASSDNYHHPLKLQNSSRSFPNFKSFTENSRNIPGATDCKSWTSCNGSEGGSDKDSLLNSSVDSLESTSSASSNSSIGDSLNFSKQVTASYPAFQLGEGKTRNLPKSLPSFKSISSQPTQLNGQSVKENHKLPEAVENVPLKTEDINPVSVPKDCEVNVNELHVPKLNVINRSPSISQGDSSLLVCKDNCDPLSKDRLVNKETLGKLQNCLSKNAVIGNSTSVIGNSNTVIGNRTGVIENSADVEKRENLLRYPYVFPQWRNKDALCWLDVILCLVVHNETLKSYIFRDSCDKEKFIHKLFKAHNQACIMIQVSQMNQTEHSPVVGMEQHTSKIDEHSVSTVNQVHQSNGVSKENIVISNAGGNGTCLDNSTSVETLLNEVRDEVWTKLQSKLKCEKGQHESPVFAFPLVLKEDQGVEEKFRMTYRFEYECSQCGKVEKTDHTNTLPTFPAVIQNFNIGDPQHRKTCPQCGNTADSRTMVYKKLPECLLMHFVEGLPETTWRELQFGFHGYLYTVTGVVQYVNNPNHFIAWLRNPNDNKWFKCDDLRPTVCRKRINEPKFPCKEIHIVMWERLQLKSRICRQVAMDIDSPLRQQELEKNLSLVCSSGSKLKLSANESDTASKQVDILSENTMSNDKTIDTKVKCISLNSIQALDTSPCSTRSTESSDSLLLPNFIASTPVSESVLRPIPVPIVSVLPLKSDRNDVCIRNDLPVQEKTEHVDRSESENSETTGLNKELKVKNPDVIEHLKAMIESRISVGVKDDPNEQTERNCQSDLPCSQISGPKSLIKPSTVFCVPKKSSDLGKISLSSGVMAAHCNGAVKNETVYQNVFSKSKEKGTECDSGVKENELKDASNKTMAEIELPSKQGEKMEEKDSKNEVEKNTDIIKESDKKKTTKGRTSSSRLSHSSRFKVPFSYNKKPHISRDAFFTLQTDKSSPCSSGESTPLSISASSSPSLSGNLTYLSSVKQYLLSRTTGRTDPKFKFEGLNLKSVSSRSSSFNFSEFYLPVSSHTSSNGSEIPEVSNSSSDNMEDSQSMSDTSSQSSIISRKSALVNKLIEKLEQSPVGGTGNHTTLKRKLENNTSKNTKKKVSGDTNKWDKMSNGNTSLKENSRFPHRKKMPGGKSMKLVRNLVNAAEQANIMQEKKTKYDEGSTELSDNMVKANETKCDSESVLQDLYEALNLPFSNVNAAMSDIMTDVDDILDFVNVGDVVPDEHQSDRPLSCLGGSIAGNQKHSD; translated from the exons ATGCAAGATAGACAACAGTGTCCTCTTTGTCTACGTGCTGGCCTGGTCAAATACCTGCAGAGTTACCAGATAAATCTTGAAGAAGCAATAGTCCTGTGTGAAAATAAACTG tgtacatatcctcTGTCTCAGAGTTCATCCGTGACCACAACATTTTCTCGTAGCCTTGACGATGTCATATCCAGCAGGGCCAATGAGGAGAAAGTTCAAGTCCCAGATGCCCAGTTGGCATTACAGACGAAAGTAGCATCTCACATGCGCAAGACAGGACTCCGGCTTCAAAAAGATGCTATCG GTATTCAGACTGGAAGTCCACAGTTAAAGAAAAAGTTAAAGTCTCACAGATTGCCTCATAAGAAAAGAGGCATAACTCCAGTATTACTCAAACAGGCTAGTTCTGACAATTATCATCACCCGCTCAAACTCCAGAATAGTTCACGGTCATTCCCAAACTTCAAGTCTTTCACAGAAAACAGTCGTAATATTCCTGGTGCTACAGATTGCAAATCTTGGACAAGTTGTAATGGATCGGAAGGAGGCTCCGATAAAGATTCGTTACTTAACTCTAGCGTTGACAGCCTAGAGTCAACGTCCTCAGCTAGTTCAAACAGTTCTATTGGTGATAgcttaaatttttcaaaacaggTGACAGCCTCTTATCCAGCATTTCAGCTTGGAGAAGGTAAAACACGAAATTTGCCAAAATCTTTGccaagttttaaaagtatttctagtCAGCCAACTCAGCTCAATGGACAGTCTGTGAAAGAAAATCATAAGCTGCCCGAAGCTGTTGAAAATGTTCCTCTCAAAACTGAAGATATTAATCCAGTTTCTGTCCCAAAAGATTGTGAAGTTAATGTAAATGAATTACATGTACCCAAACTGAATGTGATAAACAGGAGTCCAAGTATTTCTCAAGGAGACAGTTCATTACTTGTCTGTAAAGATAATTGTGATCCACTAAGTAAGGATAGATTGGTAAATAAGGAGACTCTTGGTAAACTTCAGAACTGTTTGTCAAAAAATGCTGTGATTGGAAATAGTACCAGTGTGATTGGAAATAGTAACACTGTGATTGGAAATAGAACCGGTGTGATTGAAAATAGTGCTGATGTTGAAAAGAGAGAAAACTTGCTCAGATACCCATACGTCTTTCCACAATGGCGAAACAAAGATGCTCTCTGTTGGCTAGATGTAATTTTATGTTTAGTTGTTCATAACGAAACACTGAAATCCTACATATTCAGAGATTCCTGTGATAAGGAAAAATTTATCCATAAACTGTTCAAGGCACACAATCAAGCCTGCATTATGATACAAGTATCACAAATGAACCAAACTGAACACTCTCCTGTTGTTGGTATGGAACAACATACGAGCAAAATTGATGAACATTCAGTTTCAACTGTAAATCAAGTGCATCAGAGTAATGGTGTCAGTAAAGAGAACATTGTTATTAGCAACGCTGGTGGTAATGGTACTTGCTTAGATAACAGTACTAGTGTAGAAACCCTTTTAAATGAAGTCAGGGACGAGGTATGGACAAAGTTACAGAGCAAACTGAAGTGCGAAAAGGGGCAGCACGAAAGCCCTGTGTTTGCATTTCCATTAGTTTTGAAGGAGGACCAAGGTGTTGAGGAGAAGTTTAGGATGACATACAG gTTTGAATATGAGTGCTCACAGTGTGGAAAAGTTGAGAAAACAGATCATACAAACACCCTTCCTACATTCCCAGCTGTTATTCAGAACTTCAATATTGGTGACCCACAACACAGAAAGACGTGTCCTCAATGTGGCAACACTGCAGATTCAAGAACTATGGTCTACAAAAA GCTACCTGAATGTCTGCTCATGCATTTTGTGGAAGGATTACCAGAAACTACATGGAGAGAGTTGCAGTTTGGTTTCCATGGTTACTTGTATACAGTGACAGGTGTTGTACAATATGTGAATAATCCCAATCATTTCATAGCGTGGCTGAGAAATCCAAATG ATAATAAATGGTTTAAATGTGATGACTTGCGGCCAACAGTATGTAGAAAAAGAATCAATGAGCCAAAATTTCCATGTAAGGAAATACACATTGTAATGTGGGAAAGATTACAGTTGAAGTCTAGAATTTGTCGTCAGGTTGCCATGGATATAGATTCCCCTTTGCGTCAGCAGGAATTAGAAAAGAACCTGAGCCTAGTTTGCTCATCAGGAAGTAAGCTGAAACTATCTGCAAATGAAAGTGATACTGCATCGAAACAAGTAGACATATTAAGTGAAAACACCATGAGTAATGATAAAACAATAGATACCAAGGTAAAATGTATAAGTTTGAACTCTATTCAAGCACTAGACACAAGTCCATGTTCTACGCGTAGTACTGAATCTTCTGATTCATTGTTATTGCCCAACTTCATAGCCTCTACACCAGTGAGTGAAAGTGTTCTTCGTCCTATTCCAGTGCCAATTGTCAGTGTATTACCACTTAAGAGTGATAGGAATGATGTTTGTATTAGAAATGATTTACCAGTGCAAGAAAAAACAGAACACGTAGACAGGTCAGAGTCAGAAAATTCTGAAACTACTGGCTTGAACAAAGAACTGAAAGTGAAAAATCCTGATGTGATAGAACATTTGAAAGCAATGATAGAAAGCAGAATATCAGTAGGTGTTAAAGATGATCCAAATGAGCAAACTGAAAGAAATTGTCAGTCTGACTTACCTTGTTCTCAAATAAGTGGACCAAAAAGCTTGATCAAGCCATCAACAGTATTTTGTGTTCCGAAGAAATCCAGTGACCTTGGAAAGATATCCCTTTCCAGTGGTGTAATGGCAGCTCATTGTAATGGAGCTgttaaaaatgaaactgtttaCCAAAACGTTTTTAGTAAGTCAAAAGAGAAGGGGACTGAATGTGATTCAGgtgttaaagaaaatgaattaaaagaCGCATCGAACAAAACCATGGCTGAAATAGAACTTCCATCTAAACAAGGTGAGAAAATGGAAGAAAAAGACAGTAAAAATGAGgttgaaaaaaatactgacatCATTAAAGAAAGTGATAAAAAAAAGACTACGAAAGGACGTACCAGCTCCTCAAGACTTAGTCACAGTTCTAGGTTCAAGGTGCCATTCAGTTATAATAAAAAGCCTCATATATCAAGGGATGCTTTCTTTACACTACAAACTGATAAAAGTAGTCCATGTTCAAGTGGAGAAAGTACACCGCTTTCCATTTCAGCATCCTCCTCACCATCATTAAGTGGCAATTTAACATACTTAAGCTCTGTTAAACAGTATTTGCTGAGCAGAACAACAGGCAGGACAGACCCGAAATTCAAATTTGAGGGTCTGAATTTAAAATCAGTTTCCAGTAGAAGTAGTTCTTTCAATTTTTCTGAGTTTTATTTACCTGTATCAAGTCACACATCAAGTAATGGTTCAGAAATACCAGAAGTAAGCAATTCGTCAAGTGACAATATGGAGGATTCTCAGTCCATGAGTGATACTTCTAGTCAAAGTTCAATAATATCAAGGAAAAGTGCTTTAGTGAATAAATTAATCGAAAAACTTGAACAGAGTCCAGTTGGTGGGACTGGGAATCATAcaactttgaaaagaaaattagaGAACAATACAAGTAAGAACACAAAGAAGAAAGTTTCAGGTGATACAAACAAGTGGGACAAAATGTCAAATGGAAATACGTCGTTAAAAGAAAATTCTAGATTTCCCCACCGGAAAAAGATGCCTGGTGGAAAGAGTATGAAACTTGTCAGAAATCTTGTAAATGCAGCAGAACAAGCTAATATTATGCAAGAAAAGAAGACAAAATATGACGAGGGTTCTACAGAACTGAGTGACAACATGGTCAAAGCAAACGAAACAAAATGTGACTCCGAATCGGTGCTACAGGATCTCTATGAGGCTCTGAATCTTCCATTTAGTAATGTGAATGCTGCAATGTCGGATATCATGACGGACGTAGATGATATACTTGACTTTGTAAATGTTGGGGACGTGGTACCCGATGAGCATCAGAGTGATAGACCGTTGTCTTGTTTAGGTGGCTCCATTGCTGGGAACCAGAAACACTCCGATTG A